Proteins from one Gimesia maris genomic window:
- a CDS encoding glycosyltransferase family 2 protein, whose protein sequence is MVGNAIWPYDTQAVIQQKPHIKSTPACSQKVSIVIAARNNSAYLAETIESAFNQTIPCEVIYTDDCSFDDSINIARQYQNRGLILLESPCHTGVCETRNRGAEIARGDYLLFLDGDDILPLDYVKKHLEKMSPDTPFAYGGAEAFGDYSTLWNAPEWTDGRLWLRNFVNTSALWNRQAFETAGRWRNKINTMWDWDLALRGSRLGTPVRSNAVLRYRQHADSWSANIKTKYQQRQEILLPQMRQICSRLSIGSIISGRVADFFPQWISAISQSVNLINSPEPVELVLLDNTNNTSTLRKMRDEVSRYVNTFETIRILPHPTSITFSDEKERRDKTARFMAQACNRLRFEMRGDIHWLIEDDILVPLEAGVNLISNLTADWVPPNAVSGCYRNRHTESQYVGGLFDDHHIVNAFSDIGGETRVVDYCGTGCLMYWKDRTPRYWNSHYRNMPAHDWEWCSQLKSSDGVILMLPSVHCGHAKSSSEILY, encoded by the coding sequence ATGGTTGGAAACGCGATATGGCCGTATGACACTCAGGCAGTCATACAGCAGAAACCTCATATTAAATCTACTCCAGCATGCTCTCAAAAGGTCAGCATAGTCATTGCAGCTCGCAATAACTCAGCTTACCTGGCAGAGACGATCGAGTCCGCATTCAATCAGACCATCCCGTGCGAGGTGATTTATACCGACGACTGCAGTTTTGACGATTCAATCAACATCGCTCGACAGTATCAGAATCGGGGATTGATTCTTCTTGAGTCTCCCTGCCATACCGGTGTCTGTGAAACAAGAAATCGGGGTGCGGAAATCGCAAGAGGTGATTACCTCCTGTTTCTGGACGGAGATGATATCCTGCCGTTAGATTATGTGAAAAAACATCTTGAAAAGATGTCGCCGGACACCCCATTTGCATATGGGGGTGCAGAAGCGTTTGGAGACTACTCCACACTCTGGAATGCCCCTGAATGGACAGATGGTCGTCTCTGGTTAAGAAATTTTGTGAATACCTCAGCACTCTGGAACCGCCAGGCATTTGAAACTGCTGGCCGCTGGCGAAATAAGATCAATACCATGTGGGACTGGGATCTGGCATTACGAGGTTCCCGGTTAGGCACACCGGTACGCAGTAACGCGGTACTACGATATCGTCAGCACGCAGACTCCTGGTCAGCAAATATCAAGACGAAGTACCAGCAGCGCCAGGAAATCCTGCTGCCACAGATGCGGCAAATCTGTTCGCGTCTCAGTATCGGATCGATTATCAGTGGCAGAGTCGCTGATTTTTTTCCGCAGTGGATTTCAGCCATCTCACAATCAGTAAACCTGATCAACAGCCCTGAACCTGTTGAACTGGTGCTTCTCGATAATACAAACAACACCAGCACACTGAGAAAAATGAGAGACGAAGTCAGCCGCTACGTCAATACATTTGAAACAATTCGAATTCTGCCACACCCGACTTCTATCACTTTTTCTGATGAAAAAGAACGCAGAGACAAAACGGCTCGTTTCATGGCCCAGGCTTGCAATCGATTGCGGTTTGAAATGCGAGGGGATATCCACTGGCTGATCGAAGACGACATCCTGGTCCCACTGGAAGCAGGTGTGAATTTAATCTCAAACCTGACAGCTGACTGGGTCCCCCCGAACGCAGTCTCCGGATGTTATCGCAATCGTCATACAGAATCACAATATGTCGGCGGCCTGTTTGATGACCATCACATCGTGAACGCATTTTCTGATATTGGCGGCGAAACCAGAGTAGTAGATTATTGCGGAACAGGTTGCCTGATGTACTGGAAAGACAGAACTCCACGCTACTGGAATAGCCATTACAGAAATATGCCTGCACATGATTGGGAATGGTGCTCCCAACTGAAATCATCTGATGGCGTTATTTTGATGCTGCCATCAGTGCATTGTGGCCATGCAAAGTCTTCCAGTGAGATTTTGTATTGA
- a CDS encoding MarR family winged helix-turn-helix transcriptional regulator, with protein sequence MSHSKLQHEIKKKQPFDSLEQAAILNILRTSDVFHNQFGRLFREYGLTPSQYNVLRILRGERKPMPSLEIANRMIQVVPAITGLLDRLQAQELIKRNRCTEDRRVVYIEITAKALKLLKEIDKPDLDLHHKLIGHLSSSELTELSRLLEKARTSLKSVE encoded by the coding sequence ATGTCACACAGCAAATTGCAGCATGAGATTAAAAAAAAGCAACCTTTTGACTCTCTGGAACAGGCAGCGATTTTAAATATTCTCAGAACAAGTGATGTCTTTCATAACCAGTTTGGCAGACTCTTCCGAGAATATGGTTTAACGCCTTCACAATATAATGTATTGCGAATTTTGCGTGGCGAACGCAAACCGATGCCTTCTCTCGAAATCGCAAACCGCATGATTCAGGTTGTACCCGCGATTACAGGCTTACTTGATCGCCTGCAGGCTCAGGAATTAATTAAGCGAAATCGCTGTACTGAAGACCGACGCGTTGTTTATATCGAAATCACCGCCAAAGCTCTTAAGTTGTTAAAAGAGATCGATAAACCGGATCTGGACCTGCATCACAAACTGATTGGTCATCTCAGCTCATCTGAACTCACTGAACTTTCCCGCTTACTGGAAAAAGCTAGAACTTCACTTAAAAGTGTGGAATAA
- a CDS encoding XylR family transcriptional regulator, with amino-acid sequence MNAHSTPQVAIFIETSKTFGREILQGISTYSRTHGPWSIYIDEWGPQTPLPEWIKTWQGDGIIARVRSRQMAERLARLRVPVVDTLQQVPELEMPAVFADDTLIAKLAFEHLHDRHLRQFAFVGVEKANWSHRRRDAFAEIACEQGFTCEIYSPLSRRRFAESWNGGQDDLADWLEALPKPIGLFAAHDLRALCVLDACRRRDIAIPEQVAVVGVDNDDVFCEVVDPTLTSIALQAKEIGYQSAALLDQLMRGNPPAQYPLPVPPRILIPRRSTNMIAVEDPAIASALELIRRKACEKISVSMIASQVNLTRRSLERRLMKLVGKTPHQLISEERVRRARQLLIDTDFTLEQIAQMAGFSSAAYLSVIIKEHENCTPTEFRQKP; translated from the coding sequence ATGAACGCCCACTCAACTCCGCAGGTTGCAATTTTTATTGAAACGTCTAAAACATTTGGTCGTGAAATTTTACAGGGCATTTCGACTTACTCCCGTACGCACGGCCCCTGGTCAATTTATATTGATGAATGGGGGCCACAAACCCCATTACCTGAGTGGATCAAAACCTGGCAGGGGGATGGCATCATTGCCCGCGTTCGTTCACGTCAGATGGCGGAACGACTGGCCCGACTTCGGGTCCCGGTGGTTGACACGCTCCAACAGGTACCCGAACTGGAGATGCCTGCGGTTTTTGCTGATGATACCTTGATTGCTAAACTGGCGTTTGAACATTTGCACGATCGACATTTGAGGCAATTTGCATTCGTGGGTGTCGAGAAAGCGAACTGGTCGCATCGACGTCGTGATGCCTTTGCAGAGATCGCCTGCGAACAGGGGTTTACCTGCGAGATTTATTCTCCCCTTTCACGCCGCCGATTTGCTGAAAGCTGGAATGGAGGACAGGACGACCTGGCAGACTGGCTGGAAGCACTCCCCAAACCCATTGGCTTATTTGCTGCCCACGACCTGAGAGCTTTATGCGTTCTCGACGCCTGCCGACGGCGCGATATTGCCATACCAGAACAGGTCGCGGTTGTGGGAGTCGATAATGACGATGTATTTTGTGAAGTCGTTGATCCGACACTTACCAGTATCGCACTTCAGGCGAAAGAGATTGGTTATCAGTCAGCAGCGCTCCTTGATCAGTTGATGCGCGGCAACCCTCCGGCACAGTACCCGCTGCCCGTCCCACCTCGGATACTGATACCACGCCGATCTACAAATATGATCGCCGTCGAAGATCCCGCCATTGCCTCTGCTCTGGAGTTGATCCGCAGAAAGGCATGCGAAAAAATCAGCGTCTCAATGATCGCCAGTCAAGTCAATCTGACACGACGCTCCCTCGAACGACGATTGATGAAACTGGTAGGAAAGACACCTCACCAGCTTATTTCTGAAGAACGCGTGAGACGAGCCAGGCAACTACTGATTGATACTGATTTTACCCTTGAACAGATTGCACAAATGGCGGGTTTTTCCAGCGCCGCTTATCTGAGTGTGATTATTAAAGAACATGAAAACTGTACTCCTACCGAGTTTCGTCAGAAACCCTGA
- a CDS encoding RNA polymerase sigma factor, translating into MNYSPEWPSTHITLLNRVRFQTDSEAWREFVGIYGPLIYNYCRKFHLKDCDAEDVCQEVFRKISTSMHSFEYNRQLGRFRSWLGTVTYHEICRYFKNNKRFQNQSGTPGLRDEIYEQAGESDAAWADEFCSHIYSTALNNIQPLFDNQTWKAFELTWIEDLGAQQASEKLGAEITWIYKAKFLVQKKLKEEIQRLSFDSVVFQK; encoded by the coding sequence ATGAACTATAGCCCTGAATGGCCATCGACTCATATCACTCTTTTAAATCGAGTTCGATTTCAGACAGACTCCGAAGCATGGAGGGAATTTGTTGGTATCTACGGCCCTTTGATTTACAATTATTGCCGAAAGTTCCATCTCAAAGACTGCGACGCTGAAGATGTATGCCAGGAAGTATTTCGGAAGATCAGCACTTCAATGCATTCATTTGAATATAACAGGCAGTTGGGGCGGTTTCGATCGTGGCTGGGCACTGTAACCTATCACGAAATTTGCCGTTATTTCAAGAACAACAAACGATTCCAGAATCAATCCGGGACCCCCGGTCTACGGGATGAGATTTATGAGCAGGCTGGGGAATCAGATGCCGCCTGGGCTGATGAGTTCTGCAGCCATATTTACTCGACTGCTCTTAATAATATTCAACCCCTGTTTGATAACCAGACCTGGAAAGCATTCGAGCTGACCTGGATTGAGGATCTTGGTGCACAACAGGCTTCAGAAAAACTGGGCGCGGAAATCACTTGGATTTATAAAGCAAAATTCCTGGTACAGAAAAAACTGAAAGAGGAGATACAGCGGCTTTCGTTTGACAGCGTTGTATTTCAAAAATGA
- a CDS encoding protein kinase domain-containing protein, protein MQKCISDSQIIHYLRNELDELENQHVKDHLNHCAICQKRTEAYSEDKELKTWQECQQRHNQSGHSDQNPFSEQQLDRIYNSTISSINQPPSTAYSPSPHTSSSHHIPVDEELNRITIRVVGNYHLIEKIGQGGMGVVYKAIHARLKKQVVLKLLLNNQWDNDTQTQRFYREMELIGQLDHPNIVKATDAGEVDETCFLVMEYLSGHDLKTILKSENRLSITSACYIVRQAANGLQYIHNHNLIHRDIKPSNLFLTLEGEVKILDLGLAGLSQANPHLSDLTDSQCIMGSVQYMAPEQAHSVKSIDHRADIYSLGCTFYKLLTGQAPFKQQTQIATILAHREETSPQLSDLLPEIPEKLEELFQSMMKKDPVDRIQTMAEVVEILDQFLSEQNEIPLNESAETCLSESQELIELCRNTILTPPIEVMSADASTQVQPSTRYVNSKRISLFLTLILLFSLGTWVAWWYQPPAPEQVADLPPTVMPVKEPSPEQAKMEREAAVWLLNHQCEIIIDGRYEPVTQVQELPVVDFYIREIKFHPQTITREVMAPLKGLAKLETLHLEDCHVMDDALAPLEGKLTLKTLDLHETGLTNAGLSHISSLLNLTHLSLQKNREITDEGLQALANLKKLSSINLDRLNITDEGITFIKHNPRLDWLNIKDTQISDTSIPLLIKLNRMKNLYLEGSKITDQGIQKIKNAYAGRDPIKY, encoded by the coding sequence ATGCAAAAATGTATTTCAGACAGCCAGATCATTCATTATCTCCGCAATGAGCTTGATGAACTTGAAAATCAACATGTCAAAGATCATCTGAATCATTGCGCTATCTGTCAGAAACGAACCGAGGCCTACTCAGAAGATAAGGAACTGAAGACCTGGCAGGAATGCCAGCAACGACATAATCAGTCCGGTCATTCCGACCAGAATCCTTTTTCAGAGCAACAGCTGGACCGTATTTATAACTCAACAATCTCCTCCATAAATCAGCCACCATCGACGGCATATTCACCATCCCCGCATACCAGTTCTTCTCATCACATACCAGTCGACGAGGAATTGAATCGGATCACAATCAGGGTCGTTGGAAACTACCACCTCATTGAGAAAATTGGGCAGGGAGGGATGGGTGTAGTCTATAAAGCCATCCATGCTCGCCTGAAAAAACAGGTTGTCCTTAAATTACTGTTAAACAACCAGTGGGATAATGACACCCAGACACAAAGGTTCTATCGAGAGATGGAATTGATCGGGCAGTTAGATCATCCCAATATTGTCAAAGCCACAGATGCCGGTGAAGTCGATGAAACCTGTTTTCTGGTCATGGAATACTTATCCGGACATGACCTGAAAACCATCCTTAAATCCGAAAACAGGCTTTCCATCACCTCCGCCTGCTACATCGTGCGACAAGCCGCAAATGGTCTGCAATATATTCATAATCACAATCTGATTCATCGAGACATTAAACCATCTAATCTCTTTCTCACCCTGGAGGGTGAAGTAAAAATTTTAGACCTGGGGTTAGCAGGACTCAGTCAGGCGAATCCGCACCTGAGTGATCTGACTGACAGTCAGTGTATCATGGGCAGTGTGCAATACATGGCCCCCGAACAGGCTCACAGTGTAAAATCAATCGATCATCGAGCAGATATCTATAGCCTGGGATGTACGTTTTATAAACTGTTAACCGGACAGGCACCTTTTAAACAGCAGACCCAGATTGCTACAATTCTTGCCCATCGTGAAGAGACATCACCCCAACTGTCAGATCTGCTACCGGAGATTCCTGAAAAACTGGAAGAACTGTTTCAGTCGATGATGAAGAAAGATCCCGTCGATAGAATTCAGACCATGGCGGAAGTTGTGGAAATACTCGACCAATTTCTCAGCGAACAAAACGAAATTCCTCTCAATGAATCGGCGGAAACCTGTCTCAGTGAAAGCCAGGAATTAATTGAACTGTGTCGAAATACAATTTTGACTCCGCCAATTGAAGTCATGTCCGCAGATGCCAGTACGCAGGTTCAACCGTCGACACGTTACGTAAACTCGAAACGAATCAGTCTGTTTTTAACATTGATTCTGCTGTTCAGCCTGGGAACATGGGTCGCATGGTGGTATCAGCCCCCTGCACCGGAACAAGTCGCGGATCTTCCCCCAACTGTTATGCCAGTAAAAGAGCCGTCACCTGAACAGGCGAAAATGGAACGTGAAGCAGCAGTCTGGCTGTTGAATCATCAATGCGAAATTATTATTGACGGGCGGTATGAACCGGTGACTCAGGTACAGGAATTACCCGTAGTTGATTTTTATATCAGGGAGATTAAATTTCATCCCCAGACAATCACGCGCGAAGTCATGGCCCCCCTGAAGGGGCTTGCTAAACTGGAGACTCTGCACCTGGAAGACTGCCACGTCATGGATGACGCGCTTGCTCCTCTCGAGGGAAAGCTAACCTTAAAAACTCTGGATCTGCATGAAACGGGTTTGACAAATGCAGGACTCTCACACATCAGCAGCCTGTTGAACCTGACTCACCTTTCTCTTCAAAAAAACCGCGAGATCACAGACGAAGGTCTACAGGCCCTGGCGAATCTGAAAAAACTGAGTTCGATCAATCTGGATCGACTTAATATCACGGACGAAGGCATCACATTCATAAAACACAATCCCCGTCTGGACTGGTTAAATATTAAAGACACGCAGATCTCTGATACATCTATTCCACTACTGATAAAACTGAATCGAATGAAGAATCTGTATCTGGAAGGATCTAAAATCACAGATCAGGGAATCCAGAAAATCAAAAATGCTTATGCAGGCAGAGACCCCATCAAATACTAA